Part of the Jeotgalibacillus haloalkalitolerans genome is shown below.
CCAAAGTTTTTAAGCTGGTTTGTGAAAACAGGGGTGACCAGGAAAGATTACTTCACAGGTACTGCTGTTGCATCAGCGGGCCTATCGGTCATTTTTATGATCATTGCGCTTGTGATTGCCGGGATCGAACAACTGGTTGCGCCTGTTGAGGTTGTGACATTTCTGGGTGAAGACGCAACATGGTTAATGATCTTTATCGTCTATACGCTAAATATTTTTGTTTATTATCTTGCAGGCTGGCTGATTGGTGCCGGGTATTATCGCTTTGGTTTCTGGGGCTTGCTCTTATCTATTGCCGGAGCACTTGGACTGATCTTCATGATGGACCTGCTTTGGACGAATGAGCTGGAGACACCGCTGCATGCATTTGAAAATATGCCAATATTTATTTCGTTCGGTGTAACAGTTATTTTAATTGGAATTTCTCTCTGGGTGATTCGGATGACTACGAAGAGAGTGAGGGTGAAGCTGTAGAGACCAGGTTGCGCAGGAGTGAGGTGTTTTACTTTGGCCTTCGGGTAATGAAATGACTCATAAAAAACAGAAAGACCGCATGGTGCTCCTGAGCACTTTCGGTCTTTCTGTATGAGTGTGTGATTTATTCTAAGTTTGCATGTTTGCCATACATCGTATCAGAATCCAGCCCTTTTTTCTCCATAAAACGAAGAATCACTGCGTCAAAGAATAATAGCAGGGTTTGTTCGAAAAGAGATCCCATCGGCTGAATGGTTTCATACGCATCTTCTGATTGATCTTTCGGGGAACCAGGCATCTTAATGACCTTATCTGCGAGTTTTCCAATCGTTGAATCTGCATTAATCGTGACGGCAATGACCGTTCCACCCAGGCTTTTGGCTTTTTCAGCCATTGAGACTAAGCTTTTCGTCTCCCCGGATCCGGAAGCGATAATCAGGACATCATCTTGTTCCAGGTTTGCAGTCACTGTCTCGCCAACTACATAAGCATCCAGCCCCATATGCATCATGCGCATCACAAAGGATTTGCCCATGAGACCTGATCTGCCGGCTCCTGCCACAAAGATTTTATTTGTGGCAATGAGTTGTTTCACGAGCTGTTCAGCCTGCTCTTCTGAAAGTAAGTCTGCTGCACGACTTAACTCATCAAGAATGCTTTTAAAATAGTGAGTAGTCTGCGTCATGACTAATTAACCCTGTGTAATGAGTTCTTTCATTTTAGAAGCTGCAGCCTGCTTATCATCCTGCCCTGTAATACCACCGCCAACGATCACAAGATCCGGCTGTGCTTTAATGACTTCCGGAAGTGTATCCAGCTTAATGCCGCCTGCAACAGCTGTTTTAGCATTTTTTACAACGCTTTTTATCGTTGCCAGGTCTTCAAATGAATTCTGACCGACTGCCTGTAAATCATATCCAGTGTGAACGCAGATATAATCTACACCAAGCTCATCAAGCTCTTTCGCACGGGTAGCAATATCTTTCACAGCAATCATATCAACAAGGATCTGCTTGCCCTGTTTTTTTGCTTCTTCAACGGCGCCTTTGATTGATGCGTCTTCAGCAGCACCAAGAATTGTCACAATATCAGCACCCGCAGCAGATGCCTGGCTTACTTCATAACCGGCTGCATCCATGATTTTCAGATCAGCAAGAACAGTCAGTTGAGGGAACGCAGCTTTCATTTCTTTCACTGCTTTAAGTCCTTCGTTAATCACAACCGGTGTCCCAATTTCGACTACGTCTACATAATCTTCTACTTCCTTCACCAACTCAATGGCCTGTGGAATATTTACTAAATCTAATGCTAATTGCAATTTCATCGACAATCACTCCTAAACAGAATTTTGTGGTGTAAGGACTGATCATCCTTATTGTTAATGTTTCTTCGAACGATCTGCAGGCTTTATGTGGTCAGTTATTGTGTCTTCACGAAAAAAACCTTCGCTGAAGACCCTCACAATTAAAGCCGTTTTTGTAGTCTAATCCTAATCAGTCTTATTATCAATCAAAGAGGCTTGTACAATGCGCGCGTCTTTGTCTCTGTTTCTCCAGTGACGTTGGTATTTTCCCGATCGACGTAGCGATACACCCGGGTTGAGTGCAGTGACTGCTGAGTTGAGTGCAGTGAAAAGGTAATCGAGTGCTGTTTCCGTAAAACCGGGTGCAGTACCACCCCTGTTGATGCTTTTAAGAAACTAAAGGCGAGTGACCTAAAGGCATCAAGCGTGTGGAGTATTCGAACGTTGGATAAATACGATCGAGGTAGGTAAGGAGAACAGCGACGTAGCGATACATCCGGGTTGTAGTAGGTATTAGCGTAGTTGACTGCCGTGAAAACAAAATTGAAGTAGGTGAGAGGCCGCGCCACTGTTCTCATGCCTGCTTTAAACCGTCCTTTCACACTGTTTACTGTATCTCTCAACGGGTAGAGTCAATATATTAGTCTAATCTTTAAAAGAGGTGTTCAAAAATGAAAAATGCTATAACCATTAAACATAAACTCGGTCTCGGAACAGCGCCGCTTGGCAATATGTTCAGAGATGTGCCTGAAGATGAGGCGATGGAAACGATTCAGTCAGCGTGGAATGAAGGCATCCGTTATTTTGATACGGCACCGTTTTATGGAGCGGGACTCGCTGAAATCAGACTGGGGGAAATTCTGTCGTCATATAAACGTGATGAATATCTTCTGAGTTCAAAGGTCGGCCGTCTGGTCCTGGATGAAACAGAAGAAAAGGAAGGGCTGTTTGAATACGGCAGGAAAAATAAGATCCAGACAGATTATACGGAGGACGGCACGCTCAGATCTATCGAAGACAGTCTGAAGCGACTGAAGACGGACCGCCTGGATATGGTGTATGTGCATGATATTTCGCCTGATTTTCTTGGAGATGAGTGGATAACGAAGTTTGATGAAGCGCGTAATGGTGCGTTCAAAGTGCTGGATCGCCTGAGAGATGAAGGTGTGATTAAAGCATGGGGGCTTGGCGTTAATACCACACCGCCAATTGAAGTAGCGCTTGAGCTTGAAGAAGCGCATCCTGATCTGAGCTTATCCGCTACACAATACACACTGCTTCAGCATGAACGCGCACTTGAGCGAATGATGCCGCTTGCTGAGAAGAGTGGTGGCGGACTAGTAATTGGATCAGCATTTAACTCAGGAGCACTGTTAGGTGGAGACCACTTTGACTATCAGGAAATAACGCCTGAGATTAAAGCACGTGTGAACAAGTTCAATGAAGTTGCATTGAATCACGGCGTGAAACTGAAGGATGCTGCACTGCAATTTTCAACGGCACATTCGGCGGTGAAGGCTGTGGTAACCGGCTCTACAAGACCTGATCGGATTAAAGAGGATCTGCAGGCGTTAAGAGCAGATATTCCTGCTGGTTTCTGGGATGAGCTGGTGGAGAAGGGGCTTGTTTCTGAAAAAGCGCCTACCCCGGGAAAGTAATAGTTCAGGATAACCATTGTTTATAAAAAGGCACCGTAGTTTAAAAATGCGGTGCTTTTTGGGTTATAGAAATCTGAATGATTTTGAATAAAACACCAGCTAATTGAAAATAACGCTCAGCCTTTCTCCATTAGACACAACACCTAATGTAAAAATGACCAAAATAATGACCAGAAGGAAAGGTTTTTTTATTTGTGTTTTTTTCCAAATGGATCGGTTAGTAGATAAGATGACTGAAAAGTAAACTAAACTTACAATAGTCGTTCCAATCAGCACGGGAATTAACAGACCCTCATCCAAAGTCGGGTCGAGCGTTTTCCCGAGCGCTTCAGATATATAAAGAAAGAGTAGTACAAACAGAATAAGTACATATTGAAGCAAGTAGCCATATATGAAATTGAAACTGGCCACTAATGACAGGATAAGAATATGAATCGTTTTTTTAGACATACAAATCTCCGCCTCATCCTCTTTTGCCCCGATTATACAGTATTTTTTAAAATGATATAGTCCTTCCTGCTCTTCCGCAGATGGAGTTAGTTGACTGTCTTCACATACTTCGCGGTTTTATTATAAAGATTATTCCCACTAACAGGAACGAATGTTCTATAATTGAAGTAAGACAATGCGGAGGTGTTAAATTTGAGGCCAGATCTGACAAAACATATTAGCTTAGAGAGTTTTAAAGACTTCTACTGGTTAAAAGAAGAACTACAATCTTTCTGCAGGGAAAATGGAATAAGTGCTTCTGGTTCAAAAATAGAGATTTCCGGTAGAATTGAAACATTTCTTCTGACAGGAGAGGTACAAAAGCCAATCAGAACATCAAAAGTAAAAAGTAAGCGGGAACCACAGGTCGAATTAAGTCTTGATACAATCATTTCCGAAAACCATCGTTGTAGTCAAAGAGTAAGAGCTTTCTTCAAGACGGTGATTCCTCATTTTCATTTCTCTACCTTTATTCAAAACTATTTTAAAACTAATATTGGAAAGACATATGGAGACGTTGTAGATGCCTGGTATGAGGAAGAAGAGCGAAAGAAAGATCCGGCGTACAAGAAAAAAATTGCTCCTCAGTTTGAATACAATCAATTTATTCGTGATTATTTTGCTGACTCTAATAATCAGGGGAAAAGTCATGAGGAAGCAATTAAAGCCTGGAGAAATATCAAAGAACTTCCTGGAAGTAATACATACAATAATGCATCCAACACATCTCAACGTTTTTAATTTGATGTGATTTACATGAATAGAAAATAAGACTATGTAAAGAAATGATAGATGTACTTATAATATTCATATTGACGAATATTCCTTTTATGGTATATTTGAAAATAAGAAGGTGATTTAAATGTCTGATGCGAATCATATAAAAATGTTCCAGGCGGTTGGAGACGAAAAACGTTATAAGATATTAGAGCTCTTGCAGGGAGGGGCCAGGACAGTTGGTGAGATCGCTGATGAGCTGGGGTATCTTCAGCCTCAGACCTCCAAACATTTAAAAATTCTGCATGAGGCAGGTTTGGTCCGTGTTGAAGCAGTTGCGAACAAACGGTTTTACCATCTGGAGAAAAGCGGGTTTATGGCTTTACAGAATTGGCTGTCATCATACATTCAACAGTGGGAAGACCAG
Proteins encoded:
- the hxlB gene encoding 6-phospho-3-hexuloisomerase, with the translated sequence MTQTTHYFKSILDELSRAADLLSEEQAEQLVKQLIATNKIFVAGAGRSGLMGKSFVMRMMHMGLDAYVVGETVTANLEQDDVLIIASGSGETKSLVSMAEKAKSLGGTVIAVTINADSTIGKLADKVIKMPGSPKDQSEDAYETIQPMGSLFEQTLLLFFDAVILRFMEKKGLDSDTMYGKHANLE
- the hxlA gene encoding 3-hexulose-6-phosphate synthase, with product MKLQLALDLVNIPQAIELVKEVEDYVDVVEIGTPVVINEGLKAVKEMKAAFPQLTVLADLKIMDAAGYEVSQASAAGADIVTILGAAEDASIKGAVEEAKKQGKQILVDMIAVKDIATRAKELDELGVDYICVHTGYDLQAVGQNSFEDLATIKSVVKNAKTAVAGGIKLDTLPEVIKAQPDLVIVGGGITGQDDKQAAASKMKELITQG
- a CDS encoding aldo/keto reductase, with amino-acid sequence MKNAITIKHKLGLGTAPLGNMFRDVPEDEAMETIQSAWNEGIRYFDTAPFYGAGLAEIRLGEILSSYKRDEYLLSSKVGRLVLDETEEKEGLFEYGRKNKIQTDYTEDGTLRSIEDSLKRLKTDRLDMVYVHDISPDFLGDEWITKFDEARNGAFKVLDRLRDEGVIKAWGLGVNTTPPIEVALELEEAHPDLSLSATQYTLLQHERALERMMPLAEKSGGGLVIGSAFNSGALLGGDHFDYQEITPEIKARVNKFNEVALNHGVKLKDAALQFSTAHSAVKAVVTGSTRPDRIKEDLQALRADIPAGFWDELVEKGLVSEKAPTPGK
- a CDS encoding DUF6434 domain-containing protein, which translates into the protein MRPDLTKHISLESFKDFYWLKEELQSFCRENGISASGSKIEISGRIETFLLTGEVQKPIRTSKVKSKREPQVELSLDTIISENHRCSQRVRAFFKTVIPHFHFSTFIQNYFKTNIGKTYGDVVDAWYEEEERKKDPAYKKKIAPQFEYNQFIRDYFADSNNQGKSHEEAIKAWRNIKELPGSNTYNNASNTSQRF
- a CDS encoding ArsR/SmtB family transcription factor — its product is MSDANHIKMFQAVGDEKRYKILELLQGGARTVGEIADELGYLQPQTSKHLKILHEAGLVRVEAVANKRFYHLEKSGFMALQNWLSSYIQQWEDQLDRLDAHLKEEES